A region from the Hyla sarda isolate aHylSar1 unplaced genomic scaffold, aHylSar1.hap1 scaffold_1278, whole genome shotgun sequence genome encodes:
- the LOC130304494 gene encoding oocyte zinc finger protein XlCOF7.1-like, with product MEEWEYVEGHKDQYKDQVMMEDQQPLTSPVRSSKRTAPERCPRPLLPQDDQGEGPNNINAPETHVSCDEKYKEDIPIGKEFIYINATDIRKEEETDLSSDKQYKENIQTEKDLIYINATDIKEEEETYVSGDQQYKKDIPTGVDLIYINTTDIKGETDVSGDEQYKEDIPTGNRLDSCTRRSEENLISSDYKADDDITQDTYEEHSIIPDTPSALHSQDLSSHPYIQVLSSQSSQDVQQNKGHRRNVGHQQALTVYKPYSCSECWKCYTSKFDLVVHQRTHTGEKPFSCSECGKCFTSNSGLVQHQITHTGEKLFSCSECGKCFTIKSSLVRHQISHTGEKPFSCSECGKCFALKPTLYKHQITHTGKKPFSCSECGKCYTEKATLVYHQRTHTGEKPFSCTDCGKCFAKKSILREHKRTHTGEKPFPCAECGKCFTQQSSLVNHKRTHT from the exons atggaggagtgggagtatgtagaaggacacaaggatcagtacaaggatcaggtcatgatggaggatcagcagcccctcacatcaccag tcagatccagtaagagaacagcaccagagaggtgtccccgtcctcttcttccacaggatgatcag ggagaaggtccaaacaatattaatgctccagagacacaTGTGAGCTGTGATGagaagtataaggaggacattcctatagGGAAAGAGttcatctatattaatgctacagacataaggaaagaagaagagacagatttgagcagtgataagcagtataaggagaacattcaaacagagaaagatctgatctatattaatgctacagacataaaggaagaagaagagacttaTGTGAGCGGTGATCAGCAGTATAaaaaggacattcctacaggagtagatctgatctatattaatactacagacataaaaggagagacagatgtgagcggtgatgagcagtataaggaggacattcctacaggtaaccgcctag attcttgtaccaggagatcagaggagaatcttatatcttcagattataaagcagatgatgatatcacacaagatacatatgaagaacattccattatcccagatacaccctcagcccttcacagccaagatctgtcatctcatccttatatacaggtcctgtcttctcagtcatcacaggatgttcagcaaaataaaggtcacagaaggAATGTTGGACATCAACAAGCTCTTACAGTATataaaccatattcatgctcagaatgttggAAATGTTATACTTCTAAATTcgatcttgttgtacatcaaagaactcacacaggagagaagccattttcatgctcagaatgtgggaaatgttttacttctaatTCAGGTCTTGTTCAgcatcaaataactcacacaggagagaagctgttttcatgttcagaatgtgggaaatgttttactattaaatcaagtcttgttagacatcaaataagtcacacaggagagaagccattttcatgttcagaatgtgggaaatgttttgctcttaAGCCAACTCTTTAtaaacatcaaataactcacacaggaaagaagccattttcatgttcagaatgtggtaaatgttataCTGAGAAAGCAACTCTTGTTtaccatcaaagaactcacacaggggagaagccattctcATGTACAGactgtggaaaatgttttgctaagaaATCAATTCTTCGTGAACATAaacgaactcacacaggggagaagccatttccatgtgcagaatgtgggaaatgttttactcaacaatcaagtcttgttaatcataaaagaactcacacatga